A single genomic interval of Pontibacter deserti harbors:
- a CDS encoding S9 family peptidase, translating to MYIKLRSNLLAALLLCFAFVAQAQQKKDITLEDIYRKGTFRAQSVYGVNWMKDGQYYSSTVADDQNKVTDIVKYDVTTGKPVSTIIEGENLKPAGSSTPIQFDGYTFSSDEKKVLFSTDTEQIYRRSSKAEFYIYDIASKKLTKLSDGGKQLYATFSPDAQRVAFAREGNMFVTDLSNMKETQITTDGKYNSIINGYADWVYEEEFSFAQGFHWSPDGKKIAFYTFDETNVPEFNMQMWGELYPQDYKFKYPKPGEANSKVKVSVYDVASGKTVKMDTGNEEDIYIPRIKWTNNPNLLSIQRMNRLQNTLEILHANATTGKADVVLKETDKAYIDITDDLTYLKDGKNFIHTSEKDGFNHLYLYNMKGKLVRQITKGNWEVSSYVGFDEKNDRLYFMSTEVSPLDRHLYSISSKGKNKKRLTTEAGTHNINMSADFKYYLDYASAANVPTTVSLHTAKDGKQIKMLEDNAKLKNTLAQYDIAKQEFFKMKTTDGTELNGYMIKPTDFDPKKKYPVLMFVYGGPGSQTVTNSWGGANYLWFQVLANKGIIVVSVDNRGTGARGAEFKKVTYANLGKYEIEDQIEAAKWLGNQSYVDKNRIGIWGHSFGGYMTLLGLTKGNGVFAAGIAVAPVTNWRYYDTIYTERFLKKPQDNAAGYDDNSPLFFADKLQGELLLIHGTGDDNVHFQNAVAMQDALISANKQFESFYYPNRNHGVGGGITSLHRFNMMTNFLERKLIKQPAEQNQ from the coding sequence ATGTATATCAAACTCAGATCAAACCTTTTGGCTGCTTTGCTGCTTTGCTTTGCCTTTGTGGCGCAGGCGCAGCAGAAAAAAGACATTACCTTGGAGGATATCTACCGCAAAGGTACCTTCAGAGCCCAGTCGGTGTATGGTGTAAACTGGATGAAAGATGGCCAGTACTACAGTTCTACCGTAGCTGATGATCAGAACAAAGTAACAGACATTGTAAAGTATGATGTAACTACGGGCAAACCGGTAAGCACCATCATAGAAGGCGAAAACCTGAAACCTGCCGGCAGCAGCACACCTATCCAGTTCGATGGTTATACTTTCTCTTCAGATGAGAAGAAAGTGTTGTTCTCTACAGATACAGAGCAGATTTACCGCCGTTCTTCCAAAGCAGAGTTCTACATCTACGATATTGCTTCTAAAAAACTAACTAAGCTTAGCGATGGCGGCAAGCAGCTATATGCTACATTCTCGCCCGATGCGCAGCGCGTGGCTTTTGCCCGCGAAGGCAACATGTTCGTGACAGACCTGAGCAACATGAAGGAGACGCAGATCACGACAGATGGCAAGTATAATTCCATCATTAACGGGTATGCGGACTGGGTGTACGAAGAAGAGTTCTCGTTTGCACAGGGCTTCCATTGGTCGCCGGATGGTAAGAAGATAGCTTTCTATACTTTTGATGAGACCAACGTGCCGGAGTTTAACATGCAGATGTGGGGCGAGCTTTACCCGCAGGATTACAAGTTTAAATACCCAAAACCAGGCGAGGCTAACTCAAAAGTAAAAGTATCGGTGTATGATGTGGCCAGCGGCAAAACGGTTAAGATGGACACTGGCAACGAAGAAGATATCTACATTCCGCGCATCAAGTGGACGAACAACCCGAACCTGTTGTCTATTCAGCGCATGAACCGCCTGCAGAACACACTGGAGATTCTGCATGCCAACGCTACAACCGGTAAAGCCGATGTGGTTCTGAAAGAAACAGACAAAGCGTACATTGATATTACAGACGACCTGACTTACCTGAAAGATGGTAAGAACTTCATCCATACATCGGAGAAAGATGGTTTTAACCACCTGTACCTGTACAACATGAAGGGCAAACTGGTGCGCCAGATCACGAAAGGCAACTGGGAAGTAAGCAGCTATGTAGGCTTCGACGAGAAGAACGACCGTTTATACTTCATGTCTACGGAAGTATCGCCACTTGACCGCCACCTGTACAGCATCAGCAGCAAAGGCAAAAACAAAAAGCGCCTGACAACTGAAGCCGGCACGCACAACATCAACATGAGCGCCGACTTTAAGTATTACCTGGATTATGCTTCTGCTGCAAACGTGCCAACTACAGTAAGCCTGCACACTGCTAAAGATGGCAAGCAAATAAAAATGCTGGAAGACAACGCGAAGCTGAAAAACACACTGGCGCAGTATGATATTGCCAAGCAGGAGTTCTTTAAAATGAAGACTACTGACGGTACAGAGTTGAACGGCTACATGATCAAGCCAACAGATTTTGATCCGAAGAAGAAATACCCTGTACTGATGTTTGTGTACGGTGGCCCGGGTTCTCAGACAGTAACTAACAGCTGGGGTGGTGCAAATTACCTGTGGTTCCAGGTGCTGGCCAATAAAGGTATAATTGTGGTGAGCGTGGATAACCGTGGTACCGGTGCCCGTGGTGCCGAATTTAAGAAAGTGACTTATGCTAACCTTGGCAAGTATGAGATAGAAGACCAGATTGAAGCTGCTAAGTGGCTGGGCAACCAGTCTTATGTAGATAAGAACAGAATCGGTATCTGGGGCCATAGCTTTGGTGGCTACATGACGCTGCTTGGCCTTACAAAAGGCAATGGTGTATTTGCTGCAGGTATAGCTGTTGCACCAGTAACTAACTGGAGATACTATGATACCATTTACACAGAACGTTTCCTGAAAAAGCCACAGGATAATGCCGCAGGATATGATGATAACTCGCCCTTATTCTTTGCTGACAAACTGCAGGGTGAGCTATTGCTGATACACGGTACCGGCGACGATAACGTACACTTCCAGAATGCGGTAGCCATGCAGGATGCATTAATAAGCGCTAACAAACAGTTCGAAAGCTTCTATTACCCTAACCGTAACCACGGCGTGGGTGGTGGTATTACATCGCTGCATCGCTTTAACATGATGACCAACTTCCTGGAGCGCAAGCTTATAAAACAGCCTGCTGAGCAGAACCAGTAA